A genomic stretch from Spiroplasma endosymbiont of Clivina fossor includes:
- a CDS encoding IS1/IS1595 family N-terminal zinc-binding domain-containing protein has product MEKIIQELVNTLTDDQFLEFYEKVKQQAELIKKQKGLNEIDQKFRAQGIKCPKCESYHCIKNGHNSEGKQKYLCKNCRASFDAFRNHFIYWSHLNYEQWNLLIQISLLGQSSKTISRFIKTTLKTAWYNRQKLMKSKQLENTQLKFKKLSGKIQIDETFIKEIHKGNFKYKTDPRRIHLDPFATNTKCCIQMAIDNNNNIYVKSTNTKRLQKQWVIENMNKELINENSIITSDMQKLYFLVAKQTNSTLCVTKTTINPEASYRNLNKISKLQSSLKEALIHYHGLGFTNIQNYLNLWKWKYQHKGLTPNQQTAVLYFNV; this is encoded by the coding sequence ATGGAAAAAATAATTCAAGAACTAGTAAATACTTTAACAGATGATCAATTTTTAGAATTTTATGAAAAAGTCAAACAACAAGCAGAATTAATAAAAAAACAAAAAGGTTTAAATGAAATTGATCAAAAATTTAGAGCGCAAGGTATTAAATGCCCTAAATGTGAATCTTACCATTGCATTAAAAATGGACATAATTCAGAAGGAAAACAAAAATATTTATGTAAAAATTGCCGTGCAAGTTTTGACGCTTTTCGTAATCATTTTATTTATTGAAGTCATTTAAATTATGAACAATGAAATTTATTGATTCAAATTTCATTGCTGGGGCAATCTAGTAAAACAATTTCTCGTTTTATTAAAACTACATTAAAAACTGCTTGATATAATCGTCAAAAATTAATGAAATCAAAACAATTAGAAAATACCCAATTAAAATTTAAAAAATTATCTGGTAAAATCCAAATCGATGAAACATTTATTAAAGAAATCCATAAAGGAAATTTCAAATATAAAACTGATCCACGAAGAATTCACCTTGACCCATTCGCAACTAATACTAAATGCTGTATTCAAATGGCAATTGATAATAATAACAATATTTATGTTAAATCCACAAACACCAAACGTTTACAAAAACAATGAGTTATTGAAAATATGAACAAAGAATTAATTAACGAAAATTCAATTATTACTTCTGATATGCAAAAATTATATTTTTTAGTAGCAAAACAAACAAATTCTACTTTATGTGTAACTAAAACAACAATTAATCCTGAAGCTAGTTATCGTAACTTAAATAAAATCAGTAAATTACAATCTAGTCTTAAAGAAGCCTTAATTCATTATCATGGTTTAGGTTTTACTAATATTCAAAATTATTTAAATCTCTGAAAATGAAAATACCAACATAAGGGTTTAACTCCAAACCAACAAACAGCGGTATTATATTTTAATGTATAA
- a CDS encoding IS1/IS1595 family N-terminal zinc-binding domain-containing protein has product MEKIIQELVNTLTDDQFLEFYEKVKQQAELIKKQKRLNEIDQKFRAQGIKRPKCESYHCVKNGHNSEGKQKYLCKNCRASFDPFRNHFIYWSHLNYEQWNLLIQISLLGQSSKTISRFIKTTLKTAWYNRQKLMKSKQLENTQLKFKKLSGKIQIDETFIKEIHKGNFKYKTDPRRIHLDPFATNTKCCIQMAIDNNNNIYVKSTNTKRLQKQWVIENMNKELINENSIITSDMQKLYFLVAKQINSTLCVTKTTINPEASYRNLNKISKLQSSLKEALIHYHGLGFTNIQNYLNLWKWKYQHKGLTPNQQTAVLYFNI; this is encoded by the coding sequence ATGGAAAAAATAATTCAAGAACTAGTAAATACTTTAACAGATGATCAATTTTTAGAATTTTATGAAAAAGTCAAACAACAAGCAGAATTAATAAAAAAACAAAAACGTTTAAATGAAATTGATCAAAAATTTAGAGCGCAAGGTATTAAACGCCCTAAATGTGAATCTTACCATTGCGTTAAAAATGGACATAATTCAGAAGGAAAACAAAAATATTTATGTAAAAATTGCCGTGCAAGTTTTGACCCTTTTCGTAATCATTTTATTTATTGAAGTCATTTAAATTATGAACAATGAAATTTATTGATTCAAATTTCATTGCTGGGGCAATCTAGTAAAACAATTTCTCGTTTTATTAAAACTACATTAAAAACTGCTTGATATAATCGTCAAAAATTAATGAAATCAAAACAATTAGAAAATACCCAATTAAAATTTAAAAAATTATCTGGTAAAATCCAAATCGATGAAACATTTATTAAAGAAATCCATAAAGGAAATTTCAAATATAAAACTGATCCACGAAGAATTCACCTTGACCCATTCGCAACTAATACTAAATGCTGTATTCAAATGGCAATTGATAATAATAACAATATTTATGTTAAATCCACAAACACCAAACGTTTACAAAAACAATGAGTTATTGAAAATATGAACAAAGAATTAATTAACGAAAATTCAATTATTACTTCTGATATGCAAAAATTATATTTTTTAGTAGCAAAACAAATAAATTCTACTTTATGTGTAACTAAAACAACAATTAATCCTGAAGCTAGTTATCGTAACTTAAATAAAATCAGTAAATTACAATCTAGTCTTAAAGAAGCCTTAATTCATTATCATGGTTTAGGTTTTACTAATATTCAAAATTATTTAAATCTCTGAAAATGAAAATACCAACATAAGGGTTTAACTCCCAACCAACAAACAGCGGTATTATATTTTAATATATAA
- a CDS encoding IS1/IS1595 family N-terminal zinc-binding domain-containing protein — MEKIIQELVNTLTDDQFLEFYEKVKQQAELIKKQKRLNEIDQKFRAQGIKCPKCESYHCVKNGHNSEGKQKYLCKNCRASFDAFRNHFIYWSHLNYEQWNLLIQISLLGQSSKTISRFIKTTLKTAWYNRQKLDLVHNL; from the coding sequence ATGGAAAAAATAATTCAAGAACTAGTAAATACTTTAACAGATGATCAATTTTTAGAATTTTATGAAAAAGTCAAACAACAAGCAGAATTAATAAAAAAACAAAAACGTTTAAATGAAATTGATCAAAAATTTAGAGCGCAAGGTATTAAATGCCCTAAATGTGAATCTTACCATTGCGTTAAAAATGGACATAATTCAGAAGGAAAACAAAAATATTTATGTAAAAATTGCCGTGCAAGTTTTGACGCTTTTCGTAATCATTTTATTTATTGAAGTCATTTAAATTATGAACAATGAAATTTATTGATTCAAATTTCATTGCTGGGGCAATCTAGTAAAACAATTTCTCGTTTTATTAAAACTACATTAAAAACTGCTTGATATAATCGTCAAAAATTAGACTTGGTACATAACCTTTAA
- a CDS encoding transposase family protein yields the protein MLDKYKDENEFYSLIGIKYKNFMKMVEILKEGEAKQKQIGGRPNKLSIEQRLLMTLEYWKEYSTYRIIAKKYNISHVSCIRNIFWVENTLIKNSHFHIPGKKILLENKGTTNNLLAIDATEIPIERIKKN from the coding sequence ATGTTAGATAAATACAAAGACGAAAACGAATTTTATAGTTTAATAGGCATAAAATATAAAAATTTCATGAAAATGGTAGAAATTTTAAAAGAAGGTGAAGCTAAACAAAAACAAATTGGTGGTAGACCAAATAAATTATCAATAGAGCAAAGATTACTTATGACTTTAGAATACTGAAAAGAATATAGTACATATCGTATTATTGCAAAAAAATATAATATTAGTCATGTTAGTTGTATTCGTAATATCTTTTGAGTTGAAAATACTCTAATAAAAAATAGTCACTTTCATATACCTGGCAAAAAGATATTATTAGAAAATAAGGGTACTACTAATAATTTATTAGCAATTGATGCTACAGAAATTCCAATTGAAAGAATTAAAAAAAACTAA
- the rpsD gene encoding 30S ribosomal protein S4: MSRYTGAIFRIARRVGFSILETGKEFAKGKKRTTAPGQHGARRRKLSNYGLQQQEKQKVRYMYGLNEKQFRNTFLKAKKMSGVTGTNFLILLESRLDNIVYRLGLARTRSAARQLVNHSHILVNDKKVNIPSYRVSPNDKITIKENYKNNPKLLEAIELNAGTLEFVSFDRKNIVGTYIRYPERNELNSEINESLIVEWYNRII; this comes from the coding sequence ATGTCAAGATATACAGGAGCTATTTTTAGAATTGCAAGAAGAGTTGGATTTTCAATTTTAGAAACTGGAAAAGAATTTGCTAAAGGAAAAAAACGCACAACTGCTCCAGGCCAACACGGAGCAAGAAGAAGAAAATTATCTAATTATGGTTTACAACAACAAGAAAAACAAAAAGTAAGATATATGTATGGTTTAAATGAAAAACAATTTCGAAATACATTTTTAAAAGCCAAAAAAATGAGTGGTGTTACGGGAACTAACTTTTTAATTTTATTAGAATCTCGTTTAGATAACATTGTTTATCGTTTAGGTTTAGCAAGAACAAGAAGTGCAGCTCGCCAATTAGTTAATCACAGTCATATATTAGTAAATGATAAGAAAGTTAATATCCCTTCTTATCGTGTATCACCTAATGATAAGATTACAATTAAAGAAAATTATAAGAACAATCCAAAACTGTTAGAAGCAATTGAATTAAATGCTGGAACATTGGAATTTGTTAGTTTTGATCGCAAAAATATTGTTGGAACTTACATTCGTTATCCTGAAAGAAATGAATTAAATTCGGAAATTAATGAATCTTTAATTGTTGAATGATATAATCGTATTATTTAA
- a CDS encoding pyrroline-5-carboxylate reductase family protein: protein MKIGFLGAGNMGKAIIDGLLNTNAFTNENIKVVINSDKSFQYWNNRHISVSKKWEFLRDCEIIILALTPQDILKLKF from the coding sequence GTGAAAATTGGATTTTTAGGTGCTGGTAATATGGGGAAAGCAATTATTGATGGGTTATTAAATACTAATGCTTTTACTAATGAAAATATTAAAGTTGTTATTAATAGCGATAAAAGTTTTCAATATTGAAATAATCGTCATATTAGTGTAAGTAAAAAATGAGAATTTTTAAGGGATTGTGAAATAATTATCTTAGCATTAACTCCACAAGATATTTTAAAATTAAAATTTTAA
- a CDS encoding Panacea domain-containing protein yields the protein MKNNNVMDMAKYLIRKNPALFNSKQLFKKIGFEMYKGEFMLHKLLHLAQVFHLLIKNKPLFSVNEEVAYNNGPVIISIHKQHNRPLIFNTKSEINLSKEIKSFIDNIYLFFEDANPDELFEITHYDQCWKEAFQKSEKNINDDKMDVRNYIDFYKKEYKIAIDHFSELYL from the coding sequence GTGAAAAATAATAATGTTATGGATATGGCAAAATATTTAATTCGTAAAAATCCAGCTTTGTTTAACTCAAAACAACTTTTTAAAAAAATTGGCTTTGAAATGTATAAAGGAGAATTTATGCTTCATAAATTGCTTCATTTAGCACAAGTTTTTCATTTATTAATTAAGAATAAACCTTTATTTAGTGTAAATGAAGAAGTAGCTTATAACAATGGACCTGTTATTATAAGTATTCACAAACAACATAATAGACCTTTAATTTTTAATACAAAAAGTGAAATTAATTTAAGTAAAGAAATTAAAAGTTTTATTGATAATATTTATTTATTTTTTGAAGACGCAAACCCTGATGAACTATTTGAAATAACACATTATGATCAATGCTGAAAGGAAGCATTTCAAAAAAGTGAAAAAAATATTAACGACGATAAAATGGATGTTAGAAATTATATTGATTTTTATAAAAAAGAATATAAGATTGCAATAGATCATTTTTCTGAGTTGTATTTGTAG